The sequence ggaaatctaaaagagagggagatacgtagatagatagatagatagatgactgattcactttgctgtacagcagaaattgacacagcagtgtaaagcaactatacgccaagaaatgaatgaatggatgaatgaatttttagaaaaggaacacactGGGCACCCTAGAACTTGTAGAaatgaggagtccacacccagggtgcagcacagcacTAGGGCTGCCCTAATGTTGGttcactgccaacggactgcctggaccaggcctcttctaccccagagatctCAACGCAGAggcggggaggcagccagttgcggtctcgCCAGAGCTCTGCTCTTGCTCACGCAGCCatgccaaggctgagatcaccggggaacaagggacccacagtccacctcaggacaacagacacagctgccGTCACTTACTTCGTGAACATCCTGCTGCAGTTTCCTGTTCACGTCCtcggacttgaggaggtccttcctggccgtgtccaggtcctccttcagctctgtcacatgggcaaagagggctgccaggcgctcctccatctggCTCTGCTCCTGCTTGTCTATGACTTCCTGGAGGTTGATCACCTTAGCCAGGTCCTCCTCGTGGCTTagagggtctctaagggggaaaggaagccttagacaGCCTTGTTTTGAGAGGGAGGGACCACAGCACTTCCGGgcaatcggtgaggtcaaaactgccttctgcgctctgggagctcacaagACCCTCACAgccactcagacctacatggtaTGTTGGTGAGAGGTCCCGACAGCCccacacagactggatggtaagacaaGAACCAGACAGAGGgtgagaccaaggacttgcctttccattggcgcttggcatgttttcttgctcatgatttACATCTAGCACCCTGTGcattagtatcttttcctggttattctcctctttaagaatcatctgctaaaaccaaaaagTTGAATTAGAGTCAAGAAataagtaaagacagcaaaacacCTGGAAATATTCAAGTCTAAACTGAAAATgcaacatataaagaaaatacatggtgatgctatccatcccgaataccaccacgtgattagagtcagaatttgtcttctgcTGGACAAagggggtacttaagagatcctgcagctctgagccacaagtctaatttactagtcattaaaataacccaGGTGGGCAGGTTCTCAATCAGAATGATAAAaaacatctgatgcccaccactacagctttcattcttttttaaaatcaaaggattcaaatgacaaacccttcacggaaattacacaatgactgatcaaacttacctctttatgtgtggcacctaattcttcttctaacAAACTACACCTTTCGAGTGCTACTTGTAATCAcgctctcaactcaaataaaaggggccaaGTCACcttgtgttgatgtgtgtatatacgttagtacacttcttagtgtatactcaccctaatacatagatactgtcacagaatacctttaatgtctctcattgatcttaacgtcaagagaatctgcttgttaacagctttaaattctaaatttgagagaacaaaatgttatcctaaattaattctattacccagtttttaactgcaagttgatatacagaatataataaatctggaGACATTTATGCCAActaatactttttaactgggggtttcccaggtggctcagtggtaaagaatccgcttgccaatacaagagggcaggttcgatccctgggtcgggaagattgcctggagtggaagatggacacccactccagtattcacgcctgggaagccccatgaagagaggagcatggtgggctacagtccacagcatcacaaagatttggacatgactgagcatgtacacaggcaatgctttttaactatataaaactctgacttcttacagaaaaaaaaatatatacaagaattcaagaagctcaaaagtcaagtagttacataaatacatgcatcatccacctaacaagacagcaagtgtacaaatccaggacggttgggtggctggtaccttctcgtccagggtcttgtggtgctcaaacagcaattttggtgccctgagcacctccacgtcTCTGGTAATGCTGGCTAGCTTGCTGCTGCTTGCACCTGCTGCTTGCCCACTGTCATCTGGAGGGACGGCATATACCAGGAAACCAGGCActccaggagctccagcagcagctgcgccTGCTGCTTGCCCACCGTCATCTGGAGGGATGGCACATACCAGGAAACCCGGCactccaggtgctccagcagcagctgcagggcagggccaaaggagcaccatcaacctcatgcttgattCAGGGCCAATAACTCCTCTCAGACTCACCCTATAGCAGAAAGCATGCTAAGGCACAtcggaatcctgccagttcaagCTGAAGTTAGAGTGGACattcccaggggcccagtagttaagactccacacttctgcaggggtcattggttttaatccctgatcggggaactaagatcccacacaaagtgtagcatggacaaaaatgtaagttaagagaactcccccctcaaatgttctaaaattacattagctctcatcataaatttgaagcaaGGTATGAGAAtcccgaactgatccaccctggtctgctcagtgggaaggtgtgaaaaatgacttgaaaatcagacagagtttaaagacacCAAAACGGAGGCCAGTGGTGACCccccgtggggcaaatgtcaacacttgAGAATCCCCTTACTGACCCTGGTATTGCTTCTTTCCACTCTAAGCTCAGTGATTTCTTCTTAATCTttcaagaagctgctccctgcatatttttagttcttcagtagcagttggaaactcctagaaaacagttaaatgagaaactaaatgcaaacataaattaaaaatgagagcgagactgtgaagactgaccctgtcaagtctctccaggctccacacaaaggatctccttgcccctccacagaagagggggtccactgaccccaagaccacacagaccaccacaactcagaccagccttcggcctccacctcgacctggcaggcatgTGGCAAGGGAgcacctggaatccaagcctgccttctcaagacccagggaggtctgagaagctttccaaaatataaacctaacaacaaagtggataaagagatttttaaatgacacacagaccaatgacctagagccactggggagagtgaagaataaagggaaggtctacagggccaccaagctttggagtgttcctctgggagaaaggcggatggcacctcaggcccatctgttagcctgactccactgaagccacccagtcattcaatcaagtggttaaaatgttaaatttatgttatatgtattttaccacaatttgcgtgcaCATGGGGCCCTCCACATGGTGAACtttctcaaactgaaccacatggAATCTTtcgttctatttttctttgcagaaataaaaaaatcctgggctacgtatcccctactacatactgagtgtccagcacccagaacagtgcccagcacttgtaag is a genomic window of Bubalus kerabau isolate K-KA32 ecotype Philippines breed swamp buffalo chromosome 23, PCC_UOA_SB_1v2, whole genome shotgun sequence containing:
- the LOC129638005 gene encoding liprin-alpha-1-like, encoding MEERLAALFAHVTELKEDLDTARKDLLKSEDVNRKLQQDVHEASLVTSVEPVLSERWEHAVWALLRQLAWPSSRVF